A part of Rhipicephalus microplus isolate Deutch F79 chromosome 8, USDA_Rmic, whole genome shotgun sequence genomic DNA contains:
- the LOC119165344 gene encoding uncharacterized protein LOC119165344 codes for MPEGGVGDVVRGTGEGAQPAMKGDKGSTLAGFAKMLASADESVFQSSENVINIFKEVDETFCDASTCVADPCTFAATYSCWAVNCQQGWNDLFNPRGAEVLQLKRGLIYFRTMDVNTEDLDSLADIKYLCLYLWFLRQHSCISAVYISLPVLAPRHLPLFLSLLKLTDGLRQCEIRGNDPFMEPSLPVCEFRLRPLSPLSKLRELGLAAVRLTNDDVNILARVVERSEMLVALVLIDVEMGSVAFADVVAKVIQHKKLQDFRVKMKAVEPETIFDEALGLIGSSGSLLRLHVHVDRGLVNLLRGLQGCTTLNELIVENMIEDAEAVRALADFLEKQQSCRCLKACINTKMLESVYRVHDDMERIIGSSSVEVLILSGSVFAPQSVKHLVDGLAASKMLKQLHLDDTQLACADVFPFVKVVKVRSKKGGFEELNLGEVSGSENELCDLLRFMTDADVCHLITLTFHERLIPALKESATNSGRFSKVTLSYVEAEQAEPALQALRLTASTLKSICIDSPQDISILGGQFLAYLIRNCKSLTVLQLRCSTQAKAARQIFKAIAQSKSLVVLSIERLCFEDKLYPDLVHRDLVDMLRQNQSLHRLEFYLRDVQEYEKLKPYLVEGLSAHEYLTSLKIYTGKVRKELVVREPVILECLRRNTIVLEWTMDIMLRDFLAPEAAAAIQALDDCESRLDLLRRVGAFFPRAAESRLRLARMATRTKYYLLRAAYHKHEEFVWSPDGQNRFRELKMFMRDQAFSIMGIAQEHRESSSDSDCDVGKS; via the exons ATGCCTGAAGGTGGCGTCGGAGACGTAGTTAGAGGAACTGGTGAAGGAGCCCAACCTGCTATGAAG GGCGACAAGGGCTCAACTCTTGCAGGATTCGCCAAAATGCTCGCCAGTGCCGATGAAAGTGTGTTCCAAAGCTCGGAAAATGTAATCAATATCTTCAAAGAGGTCGATGAGACCTTCTGCGATGCATCCACTTGTGTCGCCGATCCATGTACTTTTGCAGCCACTTACTCATGTTGGGCGGTGAATTGCCAGCAGGGCTGGAACGACCTGTTCAACCCTCGAGGCGCCGAAGTCCTCCAGTTGAAGAGGGGTCTGATCTACTTCCGAACAATGGATGTGAATACGGAAGATTTGGATTCTCTCGCTGACATCAAGTACCTGTGTCTGTACCTCTGGTTTTTGCGCCAGCATAGCTGCATCTCCGCGGTCTACATCTCCCTTCCGGTCCTGGCGCCCCGGCACCTACCCCTCTTCTTGTCCCTGCTGAAACTTACTGATGGTTTACGACAGTGTGAAATCAGGGGCAATGATCCGTTCATGGAACCTTCACTTCCCGTTTGCGAGTTTAGATTACGACCTCTGAGCCCTCTGTCCAAACTGCGAGAGCTGGGGCTGGCCGCGGTTCGTTTGACTAACGATGACGTCAACATCCTGGCCCGTGTCGTGGAAAGAAGCGAGATGCTCGTCGCCCTCGTGCTCATCGACGTTGAGATGGGTTCGGTTGCGTTCGCCGACGTCGTCGCCAAGGTTATTCAACACAAGAAGCTGCAGGACTTTCGCGTTAAGATGAAAGCTGTAGAGCCCGAGACTATTTTTGATGAAGCCCTCGGTTTGATCGGCAGCTCGGGCAGCCTCTTGAGGCTGCACGTCCACGTCGACCGTGGTTTGGTGAATCTGTTGCGGGGCCTACAGGGATGCACGACGCTGAACGAGCTAATCGTGGAGAATATGATCGAAGACGCGGAAGCGGTCCGCGCGCTCGCCGACTTTTTGGAGAAGCAGCAGTCTTGCAGGTGCTTGAAGGCTTGCATCAACACAAAGATGCTCGAGTCTGTGTACCGCGTGCACGACGACATGGAGCGTATCATCGGCAGCAGTTCGGTAGAAGTCCTCATACTCTCAGGGTCTGTGTTCGCACCTCAGTCGGTTAAGCATCTCGTCGACGGGCTGGCGGCGAGCAAGATGTTGAAGCAGCTCCACTTGGACGATACCCAGCTCGCGTGTGCTGACGTATTTCCCTTTGTGAAGGTTGTTAAAGTACGCTCGAAGAAAGGCGGGTTCGAGGAGCTCAACCTGGGAGAAGTCTCTGGCAGCGAGAACGAGCTCTGCGATTTGTTAAGGTTCATGACGGACGCAGACGTCTGCCACCTGATCACGCTTACGTTCCACGAGCGTCTCATACCAGCCCTGAAAGAGTCGGCTACGAATAGCGGCAGGTTTTCCAAGGTGACCCTTTCATACGTCGAAGCAGAGCAAGCCGAACCCGCCCTTCAAGCGCTTAGGCTGACGGCGAGCACGTTGAAAAGCATCTGCATCGACTCCCCACAA GACATCAGCATTCTCGGCGGCCAGTTCCTGGCTTACCTCATCCGCAACTGCAAGTCTCTGACAGTTCTCCAGCTGAGGTGCAGCACACAGGCAAAGGCGGCCAGGCAGATATTCAAGGCCATAGCCCAGTCCAAGAGCCTCGTGGTTCTCTCCATCGAACGCTTGTGCTTTGAAGACAAGTTGTATCCGGACCTCGTGCACCGCGACCTCGTGGACATGCTCCGGCAAAACCAGAGCCTACATCGGCTCGAATTCTACCTTCGAGATGTCCAAGAGTACGAAAAACTGAAGCCGTACCTCGTTGAGGGTCTCTCCGCCCACGAGTACCTGACTTCACTGAAGATCTACACCGGCAAGGTGCGCAAAGAGCTTGTCGTGCGCGAGCCCGTGATCTTGGAGTGTCTCCGCCGGAACACCATTGTACTCGAGTGGACCATGGACATCATGCTCAGGGACTTCTTGGCTCCGGAGGCCGCCGCTGCCATTCAGGCTCTGGATGACTGCGAGTCGCGTCTTGACTTGCTTCGCCGCGTCGGCGCATTCTTTCCGCGTGCGGCCGAGAGCCGTCTCCGCTTGGCTCGCATGGCCACCAGGACGAAATACTATCTCCTGCGCGCTGCATACCACAAACACGAAGAATTTGTTTGGTCGCCCGATGGCCAAAACCGGTTTCGGGAACTGAAGATGTTCATGCGTGACCAGGCGTTCAGCATTATGGGAATCGCGCAGGAGCATAGGGAGTCTAGTAGCGACAGTGACTGTGACGTAGGCAAATCCTAA